The Streptomyces sp. NBC_01775 genome includes a region encoding these proteins:
- a CDS encoding HsdM family class I SAM-dependent methyltransferase, translating into MTDDSSRTLSGPEHQQVRRPTIKSLVEAGWDTGQLKWQPEWRVPQSPHDAAKREEGKSFAGWPVDLAIFDDVRHAGDWEHLLVICEFKQPTIEAGVSQLEIYLGREPRARMGYWTNGSDDVRVYKLADGRFRHFRNRGLPQPGEGFTRPSEKPLTFGELVTPKNGQLRSIFSRLLDVVVARDSQSTRSEAQLNELCNLLLLKLESDSNASYDPSKPVTFQLSQGGEAATAKAMKAQFDALKKFRPEVFSEHREGTLELDDHTIQESVYELSSLNLNDVGPEAISSAFQVFRRANLKAGEGQYFTPQRVIAAAIKMMDIRLEDKIIDPACGTGGFLTEAFLSLVERIPAGDSAAAARTWAHRNIYGVDKDSINVKLTRAIMVGLGDGSANVHIGDSIRGDRWGRDYPQLERPLSDGSFTVVITNPPFGKNLKVGKVDARRNDYSIAAAANRKQGEYADLEIGLVFLERAHRLLMSGGRLGIILPETYFFSPTYKWLPEWLSARFVLRGFLNIPMEAFQGFCRAKTNFYVFEKK; encoded by the coding sequence GTGACTGATGACTCTTCGCGTACTCTCAGCGGCCCCGAGCACCAGCAAGTGCGGCGGCCGACGATCAAGAGCCTCGTGGAAGCAGGTTGGGACACAGGCCAGCTGAAGTGGCAGCCCGAATGGCGCGTACCGCAGTCACCCCACGACGCGGCGAAGCGGGAGGAAGGGAAGTCCTTCGCTGGATGGCCTGTAGACCTGGCCATCTTTGACGATGTGCGGCATGCAGGTGATTGGGAGCACCTCCTGGTCATCTGCGAATTCAAGCAGCCTACGATTGAGGCTGGCGTTTCTCAGCTCGAGATCTACCTCGGCCGTGAGCCGCGTGCGCGGATGGGTTATTGGACCAACGGTTCCGATGACGTCAGGGTCTATAAACTCGCCGACGGCAGGTTTCGGCACTTTCGTAATCGCGGCCTGCCGCAGCCTGGGGAAGGGTTTACGCGCCCCTCCGAGAAGCCTTTGACGTTCGGTGAATTGGTCACGCCGAAGAACGGGCAATTGCGGTCCATCTTTAGTCGCTTGTTGGATGTTGTGGTTGCGCGGGACAGTCAGTCGACTCGTTCGGAGGCGCAACTCAACGAACTCTGCAACCTCTTGTTGCTCAAGCTGGAATCAGATTCAAACGCATCGTATGATCCCAGCAAGCCAGTTACTTTCCAACTCTCCCAGGGGGGAGAAGCGGCAACAGCTAAGGCGATGAAGGCGCAGTTCGATGCACTCAAGAAATTTCGACCGGAAGTATTTTCTGAGCATCGAGAAGGCACCCTCGAGCTGGATGATCATACCATTCAGGAATCGGTGTATGAGCTTTCCAGCCTGAACCTGAACGATGTGGGGCCTGAAGCGATTTCTTCGGCCTTTCAGGTCTTCCGCAGAGCGAACCTGAAGGCGGGGGAAGGGCAGTATTTCACCCCGCAGCGTGTAATCGCTGCCGCCATCAAAATGATGGATATTCGCCTGGAAGACAAGATCATCGACCCGGCATGTGGAACCGGCGGATTCCTCACCGAAGCGTTCCTCTCGTTGGTCGAACGCATTCCTGCTGGTGACTCTGCCGCCGCGGCGCGGACGTGGGCACACCGGAACATCTATGGAGTGGACAAAGACTCCATTAACGTGAAGCTCACTCGGGCAATTATGGTGGGCCTTGGGGACGGTTCTGCCAACGTGCACATTGGGGATTCGATAAGAGGGGACCGGTGGGGAAGGGACTACCCTCAACTCGAGCGGCCTCTCAGTGACGGGTCTTTTACGGTGGTGATCACAAATCCGCCCTTCGGTAAGAACCTTAAGGTCGGCAAGGTTGATGCGCGTCGTAACGATTACAGTATCGCGGCTGCGGCCAACCGGAAACAGGGCGAGTATGCCGACCTTGAAATTGGTCTCGTTTTCCTTGAGCGCGCGCACAGGCTCCTGATGAGTGGCGGCAGACTCGGGATCATTCTGCCGGAAACGTACTTCTTCTCGCCTACGTATAAATGGCTGCCAGAATGGCTGAGTGCTCGCTTCGTCCTACGGGGATTCCTGAACATCCCCATGGAAGCGTTTCAGGGGTTCTGCCGAGCGAAGACTAACTTCTACGTCTTTGAGAAGAAGTGA
- the gltX gene encoding glutamate--tRNA ligase, translated as MFHVGGARSALYNWAVARQSGGRFVLRIEDTDAARNKPEWIEGIVSALAAIGIHAEDPAFEGPYFQSENAARHSEAAQQLFETGRAYYCDCTREQLKERTGSEHLGYDGFCRERGLGFEVGRALRFRTPDEGETVVVDLIRGEPAFPNNAIEDFVIARGDGSPVFLIANVVDDLDEGITQVIRGDEHLSNTPKQQLLWEALGAEPPVWAHLPVIVNEKRQKLSKRRDKVALEDYLADGFLPDALVNYLMLLGWGPGDDQEIRPYEELERLFRIEDVGTAPAFFDVKKLTAFNGDYIRALAPEEFVKACAPWLAAPYAPWQPEAFDPGVFEQVAPLAQTRLALLSEITDNVDFLFLDEPVWDEASWNKAMKAGALDILRDARAELATTADWQADGLKAVLLAVGEKHGLKLGKAQAPVRVAVTGRTVGLPLFESMELLGRDRVLDRLDAAAEKLAAQA; from the coding sequence ATGTTTCATGTTGGTGGGGCGCGGTCCGCTCTCTACAACTGGGCCGTGGCACGACAGTCCGGCGGCCGGTTCGTCCTGCGTATCGAGGACACGGACGCGGCGCGGAACAAGCCGGAGTGGATCGAGGGCATCGTCAGCGCGCTCGCGGCGATCGGCATCCATGCTGAGGACCCGGCCTTCGAGGGCCCGTACTTCCAGTCGGAGAACGCGGCCCGGCACAGCGAGGCGGCTCAGCAGCTCTTCGAGACCGGGCGGGCGTACTACTGCGACTGCACCCGTGAGCAGCTGAAGGAGCGCACGGGGTCGGAGCATCTCGGGTACGACGGGTTCTGTCGGGAGCGGGGGCTGGGCTTCGAGGTGGGGCGGGCGCTTCGGTTCCGGACGCCGGACGAGGGCGAGACCGTCGTGGTCGACCTGATCCGCGGGGAGCCGGCGTTCCCGAACAACGCGATCGAGGACTTCGTGATCGCTCGCGGCGACGGATCTCCCGTGTTCTTGATCGCCAATGTGGTCGACGATCTGGATGAGGGGATCACGCAGGTCATCCGTGGCGACGAGCACCTGTCGAACACGCCGAAGCAGCAGCTGCTGTGGGAGGCGCTTGGCGCCGAGCCGCCGGTGTGGGCGCACCTGCCGGTGATCGTGAACGAGAAGCGGCAGAAGTTGTCCAAGCGTCGCGACAAGGTGGCGCTGGAGGACTACCTCGCCGACGGCTTCCTGCCCGATGCGCTGGTGAACTACCTCATGTTGCTCGGCTGGGGCCCCGGTGATGACCAGGAGATCAGGCCGTACGAGGAGCTGGAGCGGCTCTTCCGGATCGAGGATGTCGGGACGGCACCGGCCTTCTTCGACGTGAAGAAGCTGACGGCGTTCAACGGCGACTACATCCGCGCGCTGGCGCCGGAGGAGTTCGTCAAGGCGTGCGCGCCGTGGCTGGCGGCGCCGTACGCGCCTTGGCAGCCCGAGGCGTTCGACCCGGGCGTCTTCGAGCAGGTGGCCCCGCTGGCCCAGACCCGGCTGGCGCTGCTGTCGGAGATCACGGACAACGTGGACTTCCTCTTCCTCGACGAGCCGGTCTGGGACGAGGCGTCCTGGAACAAGGCGATGAAGGCGGGCGCCCTCGATATCCTGCGCGACGCCCGCGCCGAGCTGGCCACCACAGCGGACTGGCAGGCGGACGGTCTGAAGGCCGTACTGCTCGCCGTCGGTGAGAAGCACGGGCTGAAGCTGGGCAAGGCGCAGGCGCCCGTCCGGGTCGCGGTCACCGGCCGGACCGTCGGACTCCCCCTGTTCGAGTCCATGGAACTGCTCGGCCGGGACCGCGTGCTGGACCGTCTGGACGCCGCAGCCGAGAAGCTGGCCGCGCAGGCGTAG
- a CDS encoding glycosyltransferase, with the protein MKRVVYSMEPVGSTGGRVYLRMLHEVTADDVEWHTVPDHKRTYRTRRWRKLRHLTRLAPTIRALGKTAGPFVWDDLSLLLFTPEMRARTIFLLHHYEPLQHDSAPVEAVLWERLFQVLPQCAVVVCVAPYWAAFLRARGVRNVRMIHNAFDMGEVEQARGFDRAECRAEFGLPPDTLGVYAGKAVHWKGTEDVAAALANTPGMRVITSGSNTIGFGGAHYDVDRARYLRLLRACDVGVFLPRMREGWSRCAAEALLLGLPCLIRPVAGLGDLAVLTGQPAPDLGRLPTQVLERAAARQTEAKAAYEVLARFDLNYFGNAWGDLLAEIA; encoded by the coding sequence GTGAAGCGGGTCGTCTACTCGATGGAGCCTGTCGGTTCGACTGGCGGCCGGGTGTACCTGCGGATGCTCCACGAGGTCACGGCCGACGACGTGGAGTGGCACACGGTCCCCGACCACAAACGCACCTACCGGACCCGCCGCTGGCGCAAGCTCCGCCACCTCACCCGCCTCGCTCCGACCATCCGGGCCCTCGGCAAGACGGCCGGACCGTTCGTATGGGACGACCTCAGCCTGCTCCTCTTCACCCCCGAAATGCGCGCCCGCACGATCTTCCTCCTGCACCACTACGAGCCGTTGCAGCACGACTCCGCCCCGGTCGAAGCCGTGCTCTGGGAGAGGCTGTTCCAGGTGCTGCCGCAGTGCGCCGTCGTGGTGTGCGTCGCCCCGTACTGGGCCGCGTTCCTCCGGGCCCGAGGCGTCCGGAACGTACGGATGATCCACAACGCGTTCGACATGGGCGAGGTCGAGCAGGCGCGCGGCTTCGACCGGGCCGAGTGCCGAGCCGAATTCGGCCTGCCCCCGGACACGCTCGGCGTCTACGCGGGCAAGGCCGTGCACTGGAAGGGAACCGAGGACGTCGCGGCTGCCCTGGCCAACACCCCGGGGATGCGAGTGATCACCAGCGGCAGCAACACCATCGGCTTCGGCGGCGCGCACTATGACGTCGATCGCGCGCGATATCTCCGGTTGCTGCGCGCGTGTGACGTAGGCGTCTTCCTTCCCCGGATGCGGGAAGGCTGGAGCCGCTGCGCGGCCGAGGCCCTGCTGCTGGGCCTGCCCTGCCTGATCCGTCCGGTGGCCGGACTGGGCGACCTTGCCGTTCTGACTGGCCAGCCGGCCCCGGATCTCGGCCGCCTGCCGACGCAGGTCCTGGAGCGCGCGGCGGCCCGCCAGACTGAGGCCAAGGCCGCGTACGAGGTCCTGGCCCGCTTCGACCTGAACTACTTCGGCAACGCCTGGGGCGACCTCCTCGCGGAGATCGCCTGA
- a CDS encoding HD domain-containing protein produces the protein MSIIDLDHVLAVLGAAAWSTDEQTRARVAGGLALTVYDGHTRDQGTPYLGHPLAVVTLLRQEIGVSHPETLLFALLHDALEVAPESESLLVHHLGGPFTARLRAITADHRLEQRPKSAGDEACWRDKQAALPPEDLLVRLADRLHNLRDLGASPDLDRRRRFLLNLADFHLPLAEAARHHGPHMEAMHTRLHTEHVRQTQEVRP, from the coding sequence ATGAGCATCATCGATCTGGACCACGTTCTGGCCGTGCTCGGCGCCGCCGCGTGGAGCACGGACGAACAGACCCGTGCCCGCGTGGCCGGCGGCCTCGCCCTCACGGTCTACGACGGCCACACCCGCGATCAAGGCACCCCGTACCTAGGACACCCACTGGCCGTCGTCACGCTCCTGCGGCAGGAGATCGGCGTCAGCCACCCCGAAACACTCCTCTTCGCCCTCCTCCACGACGCCTTGGAGGTGGCCCCCGAGTCCGAGTCGCTGCTCGTCCATCACCTCGGCGGCCCGTTCACCGCCCGCCTGCGTGCCATCACGGCCGACCACCGTCTCGAACAGCGCCCCAAGTCGGCTGGTGACGAAGCTTGCTGGCGCGACAAGCAAGCCGCGCTCCCGCCCGAAGACCTCCTCGTGCGGCTCGCCGACCGCCTGCACAACCTTCGCGACCTCGGCGCGTCCCCCGATCTCGACCGCCGCCGACGCTTCCTCCTGAACCTCGCCGACTTCCACCTACCGCTCGCCGAGGCCGCCCGTCACCACGGCCCGCACATGGAGGCCATGCACACGCGGCTGCACACCGAACACGTCAGACAGACACAGGAGGTACGTCCGTGA
- a CDS encoding carbamoyltransferase C-terminal domain-containing protein produces the protein MPAVLGLNFHHDTAAALVVDGRVHAAEEERWSGIKHNHSARKGTLSAPTRALQWCLESAGLEPRDVDAVWAASMRPNPAAGWWLAEERDELGALLPDPLGDRLRLLSHHTAHVLSGYLLSGHQHAAGLVIDAGGSALGSDFGPGRERITGYELRPDRIDRIHQTMPDVLPGPAGPRRVHSSLGHFYRNLASRVIPPGNEPEGSLTALAAFGDPERYGREVRDLVRLGDDGALHIAHPWGSADSNTPLLLGGRSWTLGNVAEQSENERADLAAAVQEVFTTSVVHVARHLRRLTRAPALVFSGGCALNSHLNGQLAADSGFDTLFVAPAPHDAGTAVGAALYGWHYQLGQERLPVPNDADWGPSPGALPTSPVPSGYRACTGLGPELTRAVAALLADHHILGWVQGRLEFGPRALGHRSILAHPGNPATRDRLNAIKKRATYRPFAPAVLAEHATDWFMSEGDPFMNRVTRVRRCRADRIAAVAHHDGTARVQTVSADHQGLRELLQQFHQRTGLPLVLNTSFNRKGAPILRTAEQVMAAAADLGLDALAVEDTLLLAHHVPDPRTTALRGRTDG, from the coding sequence ATGCCCGCAGTCCTCGGACTCAACTTCCACCACGACACTGCCGCCGCCCTGGTCGTAGACGGCCGCGTCCACGCGGCTGAGGAGGAACGCTGGAGCGGCATCAAGCACAACCATTCCGCCCGCAAGGGCACACTCAGCGCCCCGACCCGCGCACTCCAGTGGTGCCTGGAGTCGGCCGGTCTCGAACCACGGGACGTGGACGCCGTCTGGGCCGCCTCCATGCGCCCCAACCCCGCAGCCGGCTGGTGGCTGGCCGAGGAACGAGACGAACTCGGCGCCCTCCTGCCCGACCCACTCGGCGACCGGCTACGCCTCCTCTCCCACCACACGGCCCACGTGCTGTCCGGTTACCTGCTCTCCGGGCACCAGCACGCGGCGGGGCTGGTCATCGACGCTGGCGGGTCCGCCCTCGGCTCGGACTTCGGGCCGGGCCGGGAGCGCATCACGGGCTACGAACTGCGGCCCGACCGCATCGACCGCATCCACCAGACCATGCCGGACGTGCTCCCCGGGCCCGCCGGGCCCCGCCGCGTCCACTCCTCGCTCGGGCACTTCTACCGGAACCTCGCCAGCAGGGTGATCCCGCCGGGAAACGAGCCCGAGGGCAGCCTGACGGCCCTCGCGGCCTTCGGCGATCCCGAGCGCTACGGAAGGGAGGTCCGCGACCTGGTCCGGCTCGGTGACGACGGGGCCCTCCACATCGCCCATCCCTGGGGTTCGGCGGACAGCAACACGCCGCTGCTCCTTGGCGGCCGGTCCTGGACCTTGGGCAACGTAGCGGAGCAGTCCGAGAACGAACGTGCGGACCTGGCCGCTGCCGTGCAGGAGGTCTTCACCACCTCGGTTGTGCATGTCGCCCGCCACCTGCGACGCCTCACGCGGGCCCCGGCACTGGTGTTCTCCGGCGGATGCGCCCTGAACTCCCACCTCAACGGGCAACTCGCCGCCGACAGCGGCTTCGACACCCTCTTCGTGGCACCCGCACCGCACGACGCGGGCACGGCCGTCGGCGCCGCGCTCTACGGCTGGCATTACCAGCTCGGCCAGGAGCGCCTGCCGGTGCCGAACGACGCGGACTGGGGGCCGAGCCCAGGCGCCTTGCCAACGAGCCCGGTGCCGTCCGGCTACCGCGCCTGTACCGGCCTCGGTCCCGAACTGACGCGTGCGGTGGCAGCGCTGCTGGCAGACCACCACATCCTCGGCTGGGTGCAGGGGCGACTCGAATTCGGGCCGCGAGCCCTCGGACACCGCTCGATCCTCGCTCACCCAGGCAACCCCGCCACGCGCGACAGGCTCAACGCGATCAAGAAGCGAGCCACCTACCGGCCGTTCGCACCGGCGGTCCTCGCGGAGCACGCCACCGACTGGTTCATGTCGGAAGGCGACCCCTTCATGAACCGCGTCACCCGAGTCCGCCGCTGCCGAGCCGACCGCATCGCCGCGGTCGCTCACCACGACGGCACCGCCCGCGTCCAGACCGTCTCCGCTGACCACCAGGGCCTGCGCGAGCTTCTTCAGCAGTTCCACCAACGCACCGGACTGCCACTGGTGCTGAACACCTCCTTCAACCGCAAGGGCGCCCCGATCCTGCGCACCGCCGAGCAGGTCATGGCAGCGGCGGCGGACCTGGGCCTCGACGCTCTCGCGGTCGAGGACACCCTGCTACTCGCACACCACGTGCCCGACCCCCGCACCACGGCGCTCCGAGGGAGGACCGACGGATGA
- a CDS encoding radical SAM protein, which yields MSVHAPPPRVLKTAKIKITTKCNRSCDFCIFADGAQGENMSPELFSTILTRLESLPFRQLHINGGEPTVHRDFPALSDTARTRLPDKVMVLGTNAITLARNQRIMEATLRSYDQILIGCDDEHGNEDEVHTVVPRLCEAGKTVVVNSVLEGISPTRLTRLTWLCDKYGAIHVTNHVHHIDVGQPANELRGLCDRYLDQHLMIEMDGSCYRCFNAMAKDDSEFTVWDADFAAKVFAPRSHHYRFCLRCHEYSDSGAARVPALAPTV from the coding sequence ATGTCAGTACACGCGCCCCCGCCCCGTGTCCTGAAGACGGCCAAGATCAAGATCACGACGAAGTGCAACAGGTCCTGCGACTTCTGCATCTTCGCCGACGGCGCCCAAGGCGAGAACATGTCCCCGGAACTCTTCTCCACCATCCTGACCCGCCTGGAATCCCTCCCCTTCCGCCAGTTGCACATCAACGGCGGCGAGCCCACCGTGCACCGCGACTTCCCCGCACTCAGCGACACCGCCCGCACGCGCCTGCCGGACAAGGTCATGGTCCTGGGCACCAACGCCATCACCCTGGCCCGCAACCAGCGGATCATGGAGGCCACCCTTCGCTCGTACGACCAGATCCTGATCGGCTGCGACGACGAGCACGGGAACGAGGACGAGGTCCACACCGTCGTTCCGCGCCTGTGCGAGGCCGGGAAGACCGTCGTCGTCAACAGCGTCCTGGAAGGCATCAGTCCCACCCGGCTCACGCGCCTCACGTGGCTGTGCGACAAGTACGGCGCCATCCATGTCACCAACCACGTTCACCACATCGACGTCGGCCAGCCCGCGAACGAACTGCGCGGCCTCTGCGACCGCTACCTCGACCAGCACCTGATGATCGAGATGGACGGGTCCTGCTACCGCTGCTTCAACGCCATGGCCAAGGACGACAGCGAATTCACGGTGTGGGACGCGGACTTCGCGGCCAAGGTGTTCGCGCCCCGCAGCCACCACTACCGGTTCTGCCTGCGCTGTCACGAGTACTCCGACTCCGGCGCCGCGCGCGTCCCCGCCCTCGCTCCCACCGTCTGA
- a CDS encoding radical SAM protein, translating to MPTAHHRDLAAALTVAGRNHPYLAFTLNSLCNLDCVFCKPRCMPDYGHKDRPLSASDYAAIAAEAGAWRIKKAHCSGGEPTLRVDILDVIAGLADGLGQDAAIGMTSHGNLRRGLTVERLHRAGLTYLNLSLHSFDPTRSAAIMGGGDPRTTRNTLDAALSLGLRVKVNCVLQRSYLDDSFAVAELARDLPIAVRLIELQNIGPAQALFDTEFISEAEVRDRLRTWFADAGEVPRSHLGVRSPGRYLRPDGWAGSIGFISNSSCATCSDANRIKITPTGLARPCILHNRDIPLKPHLADGTLGDAFAHLFQAMLDRDANDAWQGFHYVDYDLRWDRMERPEGAPVRPLLPVVATGADGVPSCARASTGER from the coding sequence ATGCCCACAGCACACCATCGCGACCTGGCTGCCGCCCTCACCGTGGCAGGCCGCAACCACCCCTACCTGGCGTTCACCCTGAACTCCCTCTGCAACCTGGACTGCGTCTTCTGCAAGCCGCGCTGCATGCCGGACTACGGGCACAAGGACCGCCCCCTGTCGGCCTCCGACTATGCGGCCATCGCCGCCGAGGCCGGAGCCTGGAGGATCAAGAAGGCGCACTGCTCCGGTGGCGAGCCGACCCTCCGGGTGGACATCCTCGACGTGATCGCGGGCCTGGCCGACGGCCTCGGCCAGGACGCCGCTATCGGCATGACCAGCCACGGCAACCTTCGCCGCGGACTGACCGTCGAACGGCTCCACCGTGCCGGTCTGACCTACCTCAACCTCAGCCTCCACAGCTTCGATCCAACGCGGTCCGCCGCCATCATGGGCGGCGGCGATCCGCGCACCACCCGGAACACCCTCGATGCCGCCCTGTCCCTCGGCCTACGCGTGAAGGTCAACTGCGTGCTCCAGCGCAGCTATCTGGACGATTCCTTCGCCGTGGCCGAACTCGCCCGTGACCTGCCTATCGCCGTCCGTCTGATCGAGCTCCAGAACATCGGCCCCGCACAGGCGCTGTTCGACACCGAGTTCATCAGCGAGGCGGAGGTCCGCGACCGTCTCCGCACGTGGTTCGCGGATGCCGGTGAGGTTCCCAGGAGCCACCTCGGGGTCCGCAGCCCGGGGAGGTACCTCCGGCCCGACGGCTGGGCCGGGTCGATCGGCTTCATCTCGAACTCCAGCTGTGCCACCTGCTCCGACGCCAACCGCATCAAGATCACCCCCACGGGCCTGGCACGCCCCTGCATCCTGCACAACCGTGACATCCCCCTGAAGCCCCACCTGGCAGACGGCACTCTCGGCGACGCTTTCGCGCACCTCTTCCAGGCCATGCTCGACCGTGACGCCAACGACGCCTGGCAGGGCTTCCACTACGTCGACTACGACCTGCGCTGGGACCGGATGGAGCGCCCCGAAGGAGCCCCGGTCCGGCCGCTGCTCCCCGTGGTCGCCACGGGAGCAGACGGTGTGCCGTCCTGCGCTCGCGCCTCGACCGGGGAGCGGTGA
- a CDS encoding D-2-hydroxyacid dehydrogenase, which translates to MNRPVVLICLESPHAFWRLSAEHEHALSAAFPRVEFRTASEEDVPSQLADAHVYFGWCCAASWLSGAPQLRWIASPAAGTDHLPVAEAHAADVALTRSYGFHGRPMTEHAMGLILGFSRGLFTSRRVQRNRSWWKDDLAEEFFDLAGATMVIVGCGSVGGHLAQAARNFGMAVIGIRRRPPADDGGGITWMPVSAVREALPVADVVVNLLPAAPDTDRFFDRELFSACKPRSLFLNLGRATTVDHSALLAALDSGHLRGAALDVFAPKPLPARHPLRLHPRVMLTPKSSVLCRSYMNAAVAFFADNLHRFLAGQPLNGLAEVPAVPAPLAGG; encoded by the coding sequence GTGAACAGGCCGGTGGTGTTGATCTGCCTGGAGTCCCCGCACGCCTTCTGGCGCTTGTCCGCGGAGCATGAGCATGCGCTGTCCGCTGCCTTTCCTCGCGTCGAGTTCCGCACCGCGAGCGAGGAGGACGTTCCGAGTCAGCTTGCCGACGCGCATGTGTACTTCGGCTGGTGCTGTGCAGCCTCGTGGCTGTCCGGCGCCCCGCAGCTGAGGTGGATCGCCTCCCCGGCCGCCGGCACCGACCATCTGCCCGTCGCTGAGGCACATGCCGCCGACGTGGCCCTGACCCGCTCGTACGGCTTTCACGGCAGGCCGATGACCGAGCACGCCATGGGACTGATCCTGGGCTTCTCCCGCGGGCTGTTCACGAGTCGGCGCGTGCAACGGAACCGGTCCTGGTGGAAGGACGATCTCGCCGAGGAGTTCTTCGATCTGGCGGGAGCGACGATGGTCATCGTCGGCTGCGGCAGCGTCGGAGGCCACCTGGCCCAGGCAGCCCGGAACTTCGGCATGGCGGTCATCGGGATACGTCGGAGGCCGCCCGCGGACGACGGGGGTGGGATCACGTGGATGCCCGTGTCGGCGGTGCGCGAGGCGCTGCCCGTCGCCGACGTGGTGGTCAACCTGCTGCCTGCCGCCCCGGACACGGACCGCTTCTTCGACCGTGAACTTTTCTCCGCGTGCAAGCCCCGGTCCCTCTTCCTCAACCTTGGCCGCGCGACGACCGTCGACCACTCGGCTCTCCTGGCTGCCCTCGACTCAGGCCACCTCCGTGGTGCGGCCCTGGACGTCTTCGCCCCGAAGCCGCTGCCCGCCCGCCATCCGCTGCGGCTCCACCCCCGGGTCATGCTCACGCCGAAGAGCTCCGTGCTCTGCCGCTCGTACATGAACGCGGCCGTCGCGTTCTTCGCCGACAACCTGCACCGCTTTCTCGCTGGTCAGCCGCTCAACGGTCTGGCCGAAGTACCCGCTGTCCCCGCTCCGCTCGCAGGAGGCTGA
- a CDS encoding glycosyltransferase family 4 protein, with protein sequence MSVRIPSATSSPSPTDAPRAARGPQVVVALHEGFYGAESGTGFSNRAFLTALARLLPPGRLSVITPHVLENARAHGRQWTSEVQQVLRRAEAEIVTLPHAGVLPDSLSAYVSLCRQAGTAAVRIAERASRCLLVGLDVPFLGLAPYASPALDLLLVPRSTAGLTCPEDFSRVHWEREALRTATARGGHVGAISPHMRRHLTAGYGVSQSSIVSITNGLIQGETVWPGDAPAVPFRARAGFLLAMGRAVPIKGFEDLLEALRILREREVRVPHLLLAAVTSDVHDDLSSYQRHLAARVRTYGLDATLTTRFTPATRAWMHSPALRAVIVPSREEPFGRIPLEAFAAGAGPVVATTAGGLAETVIEGETGFTAAPRDPASLASALHRALTVLPRERERLRNTGAALVRTHHDYETSISSALQHIAPWVLAPSPTVEGRTR encoded by the coding sequence ATGTCGGTGCGCATCCCCTCCGCGACCTCATCACCCTCGCCCACAGACGCACCGAGGGCGGCTCGCGGTCCCCAGGTCGTCGTCGCTCTCCACGAGGGTTTCTACGGTGCCGAGTCCGGCACCGGGTTCAGTAACCGGGCCTTCCTCACCGCTCTGGCTCGCCTGCTGCCGCCGGGCCGTCTCTCGGTGATCACCCCGCACGTGCTGGAGAACGCACGGGCGCACGGGCGGCAGTGGACCAGCGAGGTCCAGCAGGTGCTGCGGCGAGCCGAGGCCGAGATCGTCACGCTTCCGCATGCTGGGGTGCTGCCTGACTCACTCTCCGCATACGTATCGCTCTGTCGGCAGGCGGGTACGGCGGCCGTACGCATTGCCGAGCGCGCCAGCCGCTGCCTCCTCGTCGGTCTCGACGTGCCCTTCCTCGGGCTCGCTCCCTACGCGTCACCGGCTCTGGACCTGCTGTTGGTACCCCGCTCCACGGCCGGGCTGACCTGCCCGGAGGACTTCTCACGGGTCCACTGGGAGCGAGAGGCCCTGCGGACAGCGACGGCGCGGGGCGGACACGTCGGCGCCATCTCTCCGCACATGCGACGACACCTCACAGCGGGGTACGGCGTTTCCCAGTCGAGCATCGTGAGCATCACGAACGGGCTGATCCAGGGGGAGACGGTCTGGCCGGGAGACGCACCGGCTGTGCCCTTCAGGGCTCGGGCCGGGTTCCTTCTCGCGATGGGCCGCGCCGTACCCATCAAAGGCTTCGAGGACCTACTGGAGGCGTTGCGCATCCTGCGGGAGCGCGAAGTCCGCGTTCCGCATCTGCTCCTGGCGGCTGTGACCTCGGACGTTCACGATGACCTGTCCTCGTACCAGAGGCACCTCGCGGCACGCGTCCGGACGTACGGCCTGGATGCGACCCTGACCACGCGCTTCACTCCCGCGACCCGTGCCTGGATGCACAGCCCGGCTCTGCGCGCGGTCATCGTTCCTTCCCGCGAGGAGCCCTTCGGGCGAATCCCCTTGGAGGCGTTCGCGGCGGGCGCGGGCCCGGTGGTCGCCACCACCGCCGGCGGGTTGGCAGAGACCGTGATCGAGGGGGAGACCGGCTTCACCGCCGCACCGAGGGACCCCGCCTCCCTGGCCTCGGCCCTCCACCGTGCCTTGACCGTCCTGCCCCGGGAACGCGAGCGGCTTCGGAACACCGGCGCGGCCCTGGTGCGCACGCACCACGACTACGAGACCAGCATCAGCTCCGCCCTCCAGCACATCGCCCCATGGGTCCTGGCCCCGTCGCCCACAGTCGAAGGCCGAACGCGGTGA